Proteins encoded together in one Streptomyces sp. NBC_01408 window:
- a CDS encoding VanZ family protein, whose translation MNHHASLSAPPGRTRRTMLLGLAILGIASALFFVRGPLMMSAPRCMAGRWHGCLDTFNGVVLMTLVALPLAALVMWALARRRLAAGVTSAWRISLAEVGMVHGTVPFLWMTMMPGAGAGIVPGRVSLVPLRDLLTMGPLGIVGNLLVFAALGFFAPMRFAALASVPRILALGAGCSVLVETAQYVLRLDRVSSVDDVVVNAAGAVLAALASRRWWRTTAQAPSDRPRPALAPAG comes from the coding sequence ATGAACCACCACGCATCCCTGTCAGCACCGCCCGGCCGCACGCGCAGGACCATGCTTCTCGGCCTGGCGATCCTCGGCATCGCGAGCGCCCTGTTCTTCGTACGCGGGCCGCTCATGATGTCCGCTCCGAGGTGCATGGCCGGGCGGTGGCACGGCTGCCTCGATACCTTCAACGGCGTGGTGCTCATGACCTTGGTCGCGCTGCCGTTGGCCGCGCTGGTGATGTGGGCTCTGGCGCGCCGTCGGCTTGCCGCCGGCGTCACCTCGGCGTGGCGGATCTCGCTGGCCGAGGTGGGCATGGTCCACGGGACGGTGCCGTTCCTCTGGATGACCATGATGCCGGGCGCCGGGGCCGGCATCGTTCCCGGCCGGGTGAGCCTGGTACCGCTGCGGGACCTGCTCACGATGGGGCCCCTCGGGATCGTCGGCAACCTGCTGGTCTTCGCGGCGCTGGGGTTCTTCGCCCCGATGCGGTTCGCGGCGCTGGCGTCCGTGCCGCGGATCCTGGCCCTCGGGGCAGGCTGCTCGGTCCTGGTCGAAACCGCACAGTACGTCCTGCGGCTGGACCGGGTGTCCTCCGTGGACGACGTGGTGGTCAACGCCGCCGGCGCCGTGCTGGCCGCGCTGGCGTCGCGCCGATGGTGGCGCACTACGGCACAAGCGCCGTCGGACCGGCCTCGCCCCGCGCTGGCACCGGCAGGCTGA